In Phragmites australis chromosome 18, lpPhrAust1.1, whole genome shotgun sequence, the genomic window GACGGTGATGCGGCTCGATGGAGAGGGGTGCAAAAGGTTGGTGCGAAGAGCTTCAAGAAGAATTGGCACGAGGAGCTTGGGGAAGAGGAAGACGCCTTTAATAGACAGTCGACTTATTAGTGTCGGCTCGtaatatgaaccggcactgatactcattatcaatgCCAACTCATAGTTACCAGCtagcactgaagtatcagtgccgattcaacCTGGCTCAATCGTTGATTGAGCGTGGGAAgttatgaaccagcactgatactttaTTATTGCCGGTTCTATcataaccagcactgatggggCGGCACGGAAGACTGATTCTATTGTAGTGTGTGCTGCTTTATGAAGAACCAAAAGTTGTGTCTAGTTTGGACGCTGTGCAGGATCAATAATCTAAACTGCTGTCTTGAGCATATGGCGAGGCACACATACAAATGGGCCACAAGTTAGCTAGCGGCAAATGCATGGCTTGATTCAGCTTCCTCCATGGTGATTTGGCATATAGTATTTTGAGAATGTTGTTTGCTAGACCTTGTACTTCTGAGGTTTGACCATAAAAAAAAGCATTTTGTCCTCTACTTTTTTTGAGGAAACCTTGGGCAGGCGTTCTGCCATTTCATTATAGAAGAAACTTAGAGTTTAtgttagagagagaggggggtggGGGGAAGAACTCGGACAGATACAGGTTGTGACAGAGTTCAGCACAGCACTAGGCCTTCTTGCGCCAAGTGCAGTGCATCAACATCATTTTTTATCAAGACGGACAGCTGCTGTGCCGTGGCAGCCTTGTTGTTGAAAACCCGCCAACATCGTTCCTTCCAGAGGTTCCAAGTCATATATGTGACTAGCTGTTGGTGTTCCATCACCGTTTCGTTAGTTGCTCTACCCATCATCTGATTCCACCATGTTTTGAGCTTGGTGGCAGGGACCGGCTGCTGAAGTGCTGTCCTGTGTGACCATCTTGCCACTTGTGCCCAGACTTGTGCTGAATAGCTACAATTGGACATCATGCGTAGTGCTGATTCATTTGTCATGCAGCATAGTTGACAGATCGGGTTGGCTTGCCCGCCACGCTTCAGTATTCTATCCGCAGTGAGGAGTTTTCTTTGTAGCAGTAGCCATATAAAGAATCTGCACTTGTGTTCGATCTTCGCATTCCATATGGGCAGCCAATTGTGGTCAGGATGTGCCCTTGTGAACTGAACCTTGTAAGCTGAGCTCGCCGTATACTTGCCGTTAGCCGTGAACCTCCAACAAATGGTGTCCTCCTGGTTGTTGAGGTTAAAATCCTGCAGCTGGCTCCATAAGTCCACGAACTGTTGCCTCTAAGTTCGCGGATATACGCCGGAGACCACGCATCCACTTCCTATCTGTCAACCTAGCGGCAACTAACTGGTTTTTGCGCCATGCAAGATTGAAGCAGGCTGGAGCAATCTCTCTTGGCGGACAGCCATGCAGCCACAGGTCGTTCCAGAAGCTTGTTTTGTGGCCATTGCCGACTGTGATCTTTGTACATAGTTTGAACAGCTCCTCATCGGCGTGGGTGCTTGGTAACTGCATGTCTGACCATGCTTTGTTGGGGTCTATCCATTTGAACCATTGCCACCTCAGTCGGAGTGCTCTGCTGTAGTTTTGTAGATTGGCAATACCCAACCCACCAAGTTGCTTGGGGCAGCAGACGTGCTTCCAGTTAACAAGGCAGTCGATTCATTAGAAATTCCGGCGAAGGCAGTCGATTCGCTTGACTGCCCATTTGGAGAGTGGAAACACTATGATGTGGTAGGTTGGGATGGAGGATAGGACCGAGCTGACTAGCGTGAGTCTTCCTATCTCGGTGAGTAAGCGTCCTTTCCACCCGGGAAGCTTGGCCCCAATTTTATCAATGATTGCTTGTTTATCTGCTCATCGGGGACGTCCAATGCGGAGGAGTCCAAGATATTTACATGGAAAATGACATTGCTTGCCCTGAAAGTGGATCATGATGGCTTCTGTATCCATGTTCTGAGTCAACCACCTCCAAGTCAAAAGCGTTGTCAAGAGGGAAGCTTTTTGAAACCATGCCCCTGCTCTCGCCCCTCCCGTCTCCTTCCTCCCCAAGCCCGCTGCCGCCGCCCCCACCTCACAGCCCCAACCAAGCTCGCCGGCACCACTTCACGTATTGCTCAGCCACTACTCCGCAGCGACATCCACCTCCCCCACCCTCGACCGCATTGATTTCAATTTCTCCCATAGCCCATAGCGACTGTTGAATGCTGTTGGTTGCGTCAGGGGAGAATCTTCCCCATCTCCGTTTTTTGACAACGAGAAGCCATCTTTCAAGGAGGTGCTCCTCCATGCCTCTCCGGCACGGACCCCACAGCCCATGAATGCTCCTGAGGTGGGGAGGGTGCAGTGCACGCAGCTACCCAAGGTCTGCGTCCAACTTCGCTATGACTACAAGATGGGCAACGGCTCATCCCCGACTCCCAAGGCGACGACCATGACACTGTCCCCTCCTGGAAAGGCGCGCCGGCCTTGCCTCCAGTCCGTGATTGTTGCTCCATTCCGGGTACCTCCCCCTGAGGCCTTCCGGGGCTGGTGCAGTTCTGCGGGCCACCTTCCTGTGAATCCTCCTGTCTGTCGTCTTGGTCAACCATCGACGCAGCGCTCATCTACGGTTGCCAGCAATAATTGGCAGGAGGTCTGGGGGGAACGATGACAGAGAAGGGAAGCTACGCTACACTAGAGTCTGGTCACCCCGAGGCGATGCGTCAGAGATTAGCTCTTGTGGCCTACCCTCGGGAATGGCCAACGGCCCGTGTCCCAACAACTCAGACCATCGCGCTCCATCGACACCCAggaatccttcttcctcctctttaaATTGCGGGCTACCGGATGGTGTTTCCGGTGCCTCGCATCCGATCACAAGATCAAACAATGTAGAGACCCACCAAAATGCATCCTCTGCCTCAAGTCCGGCGACCGCGCTCGCCACTATAGAGCAAACCCAACCATGCAGCCCACATTCCCACTCCCACCACCGCCAACATCCCACCACTTCCCTCCGCTACCCGCCATCAACTCTACACCAGAGCATGCCCCATCCGCAAAACTCGCCATGGAGGTCAACCCCAACCCTCAATGCTCACGACCAGATTGGGTGACTACTTGCGCCCCTTTCACCGCTGCCAGGGGTGCGATTGAATACTGCCTCCTCACTAATTGCGGTGATTGTTATAGCCATCGGCAATGCTCATGATCGGCCGCCCTGCAAGCGGGTCACCGCGACGTTCGCAGATGCAGTGACGGCCAAAGCAGACACCATCCAGGCCTCCCTGTACCCCCAGAAGGGTATATTGTCGATTTCAAGTCAGAACGCCATAGAGATGCAGCCCTCGGCATCCCACCAGGTTTCCACATTGGTGACATGTCACTGCGGATCCTGCCTTGGACTGTAATGTCTCATGCCAATGTGGAGACTTTGCACTTCAACGTTCGCCTTTGCGTCGAGGGGATCCCACGACATGCATGGGACCTCGACACAGTGGCGAAGTTTCTTGACACAACCACCATGATGGAGAAGATCGACCGTCACCCACGTATGGAGCAGGAGTCTGCGTGCTGCTGTGTTTCGGTGTGGGCCAAGAACCCAACCGCCTTTACCAAGGAGGGGACTCTGCTCCTGGAGGCGGGACACGGTGGCAAAGTTTGGACCTACAACAATGAAGGTTACATCAATGAGCGCCGCCCACACGTTGGCCCGGTAAACATGGTCTCCTACAACACACTGATTCACCTCGAGCACATCATCGACTACATGCCACCGATGACGCCAACCTCCAACAAAACCTGGCCGAGGCAGTACCCCTACACCTGGCTCCTTGGCATTCATGACACTGACCGACCTCCATCACGTCGGTCGGTCCTTGATCGCCTGGGACACCATAAACGCGACCGCTTGCCGCCTGGTGGGCGTACCATGGCATGGGTCGCCGGGGCACTGGTAGCCTCAGCACCAAGGGGAGTGGGTCCCAGAAGTGGGCCTGCTACAAGCGTGACAAGAGGTGGTCCAGGAGCCTGTGAACCTGCCTCACCTCCCAAGCATGCCTGATGAGGTAATGGCTCCGGTAGAGGATGCTGACACTACTGGTGTAGAAGGTCCTGTCCTAATGAAATTTCAGGCTTTGGAGCTTGCTTGCCCAGATGATCCCATGTTGCTGGAAGATGACCTGACAGCGACAGTAATGGCTTCGTCAACACTCAAGCAAGAACATGGGCCCCAAGCTCAGCCCCTGATCTTCTCAATAGCCAAGATGGGACCTTTGAGCCCTGAACAGCCGGGTGCATACTTCAGTGCCACTAATTAGTGACTTTTTATTGGCCCTTTACCTACACCATCACCCTATGCGACGGCCCACCCGCCAAAGTTCAACCCAATGACTGAATGGGAGGCGGAACAAATGAAATGCAACGTACCATAACTCAGCACAAATGCAGACCAACTAGGCACTCCTGCTGTGACCAACTCCATCCTACTCGATGAAGATGCAGAGCTCACCGCCCTTCCTCTAGGTCTGCTCAGCTCACTGCCTAGGGACAACACAACAACGACACAACACCATGAAGCTTCCTCCTCATCAGCCACAACTGGAGCACCATCATCAATTGATGCATTCATCGCCCACCTCACCACTCAACCGTCGGCACCGTAATTGATGCTCCAACTGGAGCTTGCTCAGGGACCAGCAGCATCAACCCTGATGCAGTTTGTggcaccaccaccagcaccactgGCGCCCGCTCCACCAGTGCCTGCACCACCCCAGGTTCCTGCTCTGGCACCAGCCCTAGCTCTTGCACCAGCACCTCAAGTGCCGCCAGCTCCATCTGAGGAGCCACGGAGGAGCGCTCGCCTTTTCACCAAGACCATAGTCAAGATTGACCTAGTGGAACGTGCTCATGCGGTACTGATGCGCAAGTGGGCTCTACTTGAATAGGATAAGTCGCCTCAAGAAGAGCAAGCAGCACTTCATTGACATGTTCAAGAACCCTCTGCCTCTGAACGCCATCCGTGCAGCGAAAGATCTCTTCGACGAGGGGGATGCGCCTAAGAACATGGAAGGGACAGCTACCATCAACGGCGCTTGAATGTACCCAGATGCATGCCCCAAAAGACCGGTGTCTAATCAGTGGTAGTGTCATGCTCTCTGTGAGTTCAGTAGAAAGAAATAATTGTGTAGTTGTAGGGTGGATCATTGGTAGGAGGATGGTGGATGATGTGTGGGTATCAGTGCTTGTTGCACAGCCTCTTGCTCGGCTCCACGACTGTGAGGCCACCGTGAGTCTTTGTCTGCTACAATAGGCAGTTAACCAACGGTGCTTTGTCCTCATTCTATGAATGGAAATTGCATCATATTTAATTGGAATGCTAGAGGATTGAATGATATATCCAGAAGGCAGGTTGTTCGAGACTTCATACAAGACCATTAGGCAACATTGGTATGCATACATGAAATTAAGTTATCCCAGGTTGATTATAGCGTAATCTCTTAGACCCCAAGCCAGTAATTCATAGGAGGATATGCAGTGTTGCCAGCACAAGGGACCAGGGGTATCGTGATCATTGCCTGTTCACAAGAGCACTTCAAATTCGGCCACATTGAAGTGTCACACTTCTCTGTTTTGGCAGTGATCAAACAACGCGTAGACAATTCAACTTGGAGCCTCACGGGTGTGTATGGACCgcaagatgatgaagaaaagCTGCAGTTCCTGGTAGAAATCAAAGCCATAAAATTACACATGTTACCGTAGTGGGTCGTCATGGGTGACTTCAATCTAATTTATCGCTCATCTAACAAGAGTAACTACCGGATCAACTGAAGACTAATGAATAGCTTCAAGGATGCCTTAGATGTGCTGGCATTATGAGAAATTCACCTCAATGGGAGAAAATTCACATGGTCTAGTGAAACGGCAACACCAACTCTTTCCAAGATAAACCACATTTTTTGCTCTCATGATTGGGAGCTGGCACACCCAAATTGTCATCTGTAGTTGATTTTTGGTCTCTGACCACTATTGTTGACATGCTCACCACTCAACAAAAGATACAAAGGTTTCAGATTCGGGACATACTCGTTACGCATGTCGGGCTTCATTGAAACAGTTCTGGATAGTTGGACCAAGCCCTTCCTATCACATGACAAGATCAGAGTGCTCCATTCAAGCTGGCCTGTCTAGCCAAAGCGCTTAAGAAGTGGAGTCGAGCACAAGTAAACTCTCTAAAGCTCAAGTTGGATATTGCATAGGAATTCATGTTTAGACTAGATCAAGCTCAAGAATACCATCCGCTAAGCACTGAAGAAATGGTTTTGTAGAAGAAGTCTAAGACCGGACCCTAGTATTCGCTACAGTGCATCGAATCAAAATTCGCCAATGGTCACGCTTCATAGGCATCAAAGTAGGGGATGCGAACTCCAAGCTTTTTCACCTCCGAGCAAATGGCAGATGACGGAAAAACAATATTCCCTCTTTAATGGTAGAAGGTCGTACTATCACAACTCAACAAGACAAGGCTGGCTATTCAGTCATTACACACGGCAATTCAGTAGCAACCTGCCCAGAGCGCACTGCCTCAACTGGGATTTTCTCAACATCCAACGTCATGAGCTACAACATCTTGATAGTGTCTTAACCGAAGTTGAAGTGAAGAACGCCATATTCCAATCACCGACTGAGAAGACGATCGGTCCTGATGGTTACAATGGCTCCTTCTATAAGACTTGCTGGCTGATAATCAAAGAGGATCTCATGATTGGTTTACATCAACTCCACAACCTGAGAGCACAGCGCTGGAATCTCCTAAACTCAGCCAACATCACCCAACTGCCGAAGAAAGAAGGTGCTACTACTGCAGTTGACTTTCGACCTATCATTCTTATGCATAGTGTGGCAAAGATCCTAGGGAAGACGCTGGCCAATTAGCTCCCCACCTGGATGGCTTGGTGTCCCACTATCAGAGTGCCTTCATCAAAGGTACAAGCATCCAAGATAACTTCTAGTATATCCAAGGGGTCATGAAACACTTCCACAAGCACAAAACCCCAATGCTGTTTCTTAAGCTTGACATAGCAAAGGCATTTGACAGTGTGTGGTGGGACTACATGCTAGAAGTAGTGCAACAAATAGGGTTTAGGTAGCGCTGGAGAGACATGATGTCACTTCTATGGTCAACCACATCATCACACATCCTGTTGAACGGCGAGCCTGGTCATCCAATTGTTCACCGTCGTGTCCTTCGCTAGGGAGACCCATTATCATCGATGCTCTTCATCCTTGCGATGGAACCCATATAGCGCATTCCGGATTTGGCAACATAGCAAGGCTTACTCGTACCAATTGGTATAGACACAATTCGATTGCGCACCAGTCTCTACGTTGATGATGCAGCACTGTCTGTCCGACCCAACACCTCAGATATGACAAACCTCCAATGGATCCTTCAATGCTTTGGAGAATTATCTGGACTAATGACAAGTATCCAAAGTCCTCTCTCCTTTTCCAAACCATCATATGGCATAGTGGATTCATGCTACAAATACAAGGAATGCTTAATAATTCATTGTTGTCTTAAAAAATGAACCTGTCATCATTGCTAAGCCTTTGTTTGATTCTCTCCCTTGCAACACTAGTAGTCATTCATACGGTTGCCAATCCTTAAAAGAAGAAAGTGTTTGTAAAGCACAAAATTACAAACACTCGTACATACAATTGTCGTCATTCCTTAAAAGATGTATTGTTTGACACTTGTAGTTATAATGCAATCCttgttggaaattaatcttaTTTTGGTGTCTTTAGGTAAGTTAAGTATTTAGTATAGGCAAGTCAGATGCATGCACGTGGAAAGCttggatggttttggttggcTAGTTGCCATATACATACTCGTATAGAAGGTCTATGAGTCCGCGAAATACGTGATAGTCGATCAAGTCCGAGTCGTATGCTTGCATGTGTCCAGGTCGTAGAGTTCGAGTTGGAGTCTATTTTCTTATATGGCAAAGTACATGTGCAGGTGCACGGAGTCCAGATTGTATACAAGTCAGAGATGATGGCTTGTATGTCTAGCCGGTCATGTACTTAGGGCTTATATAAGCATGGGCATGTAATAGGAGTTTAGATGCATCGAGGGGGGGGGGActcaaagtacttggttaggtaTCGGAGAGCTCGGATCTCTTCGGGGTGTCGAATCGTGGAATgctcaaagtacttggttaggtactcaGAGAGCTCGGACCTACGATCGGGTCGAGGAAAGCTCGAGGTACTCAGTAAAGTACTTGGCGAGCTCGGATCTCGAATCTAGACTTTGGAAGatatagaagaaaagaaaagtctAAGCTATTGCAGCCTCGAAtttttgtgtgttcttgtgttttcTCGATGAGTTCCGGTTGACGGATCGTCTGTCTTGCTTCTCGCTGGGTTGTTCGTGTGATCGAGCGCTCACCTGGTCGGACAGGGTGATTGAGCACGTACTTGCGTGGTCACTGCGGATCACGTGGTCGTGCACATGCTAGTCGGAAGCTACACAAGTGCAACACGTCTTGCTGGTTGCTTGTGTGGTCGAATCTTCCTTGTCGGGCTCGCGTGACTGTATACTCACATCGTCAGGTGTTCTGCTCGATCGACTGGTCGCTGGCTCGAGCTGGTCACGTGATCTGCTCGTGGGAGCTAGTCGTGGTCCTAGTGGTCGGGGAAacccaacaattggtatcagaccCTCGACGACTTCGGTAAACTAGAAGATCTGTTGTGTTCGGTCAACAGATAGCAGAGGTAGCGAATCAACATCGGCGATGATGTTTGGATCAGGAGCACCAGCGAAAGAGAGTTCACTGGTGTCGCTACACTATCCAATGCTCATGAGGAGCAACTACACAACATGGGCAATTAAGATGAAGGTGTTCATGCATGCACAAGGCGTTTAGGACATTGTCGAGCACGATGAACCGAAGGAAAAGGTGGACATGAAGAAGGATCATATAGCTCTCACCGTCATCTATCAAGGCATCCCAAAGGAGACGCTGCGGGTAGTATCTGAGAAGGAAACTTCCAAGGAGGCATGGGAGTGCATCAAGATGATGTACCAAGGTGCTAAACGTGTCAACGATGCTCGTGTTCAAACCCTTAGAGAAGAGCTAGATGGCTTGTGGATGAAGAGCACGGAGTCGGTCGACAACTTCGCAATGAAGGTGAATTCCATCGTCAGCATGATTCGTGGGCTTGGTGACAAGATGGAGGACTCATATGGGGTAAGGAAGATCCTCAAAGCCACACTGAACAAGTTCTTGCAGATTGTCGCTTCAATCGAGCAATTCGGTGACCTCGAGACCATGACAGTCGAGGAGGTCTTCGGCAGGCTCCGGGCGTACAAAGAAAGGTTGCGTGGCAATGATGACGACATCAACATCAATGCTGAGCATGTGTTGCTCACCAAATCCCAATGGAGAGCCAAGGAGCAGAAGGATGGTGGTGAAGGCTCCTCCAACAATGGCGGACAA contains:
- the LOC133898550 gene encoding uncharacterized protein LOC133898550; translated protein: MKKDHIALTVIYQGIPKETLRVVSEKETSKEAWECIKMMYQGAKRVNDARVQTLREELDGLWMKSTESVDNFAMKVNSIVSMIRGLGDKMEDSYGVRKILKATLNKFLQIVASIEQFGDLETMTVEEVFGRLRAYKERLRGNDDDININAEHVLLTKSQWRAKEQKDGGEGSSNNGGQGNKNQKFDNAKVRCYKCKDYGHYQWECEELKK